In Epinephelus lanceolatus isolate andai-2023 chromosome 13, ASM4190304v1, whole genome shotgun sequence, the following are encoded in one genomic region:
- the ylpm1 gene encoding uncharacterized protein ylpm1 isoform X4 — protein MFPSWGGYGAPPSQNFGGPGPRKQPGGGHAGPTTGFGGFDAPSSGGSMFSSLQEQHLQQMQQLQMLHQKQLQSVLQHGSNDNAYGGGHPGGYSGPSWHPDGGAGPPPYYMQDETPAQLNRGPPAPPAGHPQPPPLPPQPQPSDPQPLPPPPEPPTSKPPENNSAPKAKEVIKKDPPTVEEDNSLPLQEQQQLWYKQHLQNLQKLKQEKAKQNQKDNDGPVPPPLQSQAVPPLPPSEPPKGAPPPPPPKEEPPAPPPPPEDTKSDNVGNSPTYTDTPEVPQDPEEAARLQQLQAAAAQWQKVQQQRAGLQYQALMQQHEKLQQILEKYQQLIQQPTNLQSMSPEMQLRHYEMQQQQFTPLFGDWDRSFALWYEQFQTYPHKDQLQDYERQWKQWQEQMNATNAHLQERVATLTAMVPFASSQYSSGMMGQFGQYPGQDMHMQQQSASLGVQHSPVGVGPNAQGPRSAGFGPHSEPPAGPPVRGVGPAAMGVRPPVPPTIQPPSVNSIRGPRPAGPTGNNAGFDGPPRFDQPQQRFDAPPRFDQPQQRFDAPPRFDQPQSRFEGPPRFDQPQQRFDGPPRFDQQQQRFDGPPKFNQPQQRFDGPPRFDQPRHRFDGPPRFDQPRQRFDGPPRFDQPRFGGQPRFEQPQRLPVPQPLTERPPVPQQKQQQGPQPKAQLAPKPPASMDSKTPGKAAGPPQSEKEKVKSESGGKASADDLTDDNLLGAEGFFVQDDPIPQTLQTKPEESDDKNASINTEKPKPGTDKPPVTAPSTVVSKNTAPQNSHKPEGPLTNNKPQLLPKPPGIQQDPQDSVHMQSRPDPTRPPPGRGRGQPPVPVQMPGRGRGQRGCEEFRGPNTMPNTMPHEEDMEEMSYDYMPPEENLEMQEEEEDYHWHDPSYEECGDEESEVPPEEMWTSDGHHYSTEEEYYEEPIGGPPMGRVGPPMMRGGPHMGRGGPPMGRGGPPMGRGGPPMGRGGPPMGRGGPPMGRGGPPMGRGGPPMGRGGPPMGRGGPPMGRGGPPMGRGGPPMGRGGPPMGRGGPPMGRGGPPMGRGGPPMGRGGPPMGRGEPVEIHWEEPESAEYSEEGDPYWGEGRPPMRGMRPPFPPGRGRPPPGHPGFMHPGRGRPPHPAHGPMDHESLGHGMEMDDTEMDPEGYHGHDPHSHPMHPDAGRGRRRVPPPHEMMDPMEEPLYDEGMERELEWQPPHGRGRPLAPHEMMDSGGMRRRPMGRGMARGMWRPGPTHEEYEERHSEGFVADYGHGEEGYRWRPPRDYPPDDYRHEGKYYESEWDSERPPPERDYPPRMPPPEPYRDGHWPEERERGRPYPYDEHDRERGELRICEYRDEPPYRQEEPPYPPPAPPSEWDRPSRIPLPPERGYSADYEDRRAHYDERKEEPPLDIRTPLPPAVPVTNPPESSVDPTSQGPSGNVLALSQRQHEIILKAAQELKLIRELQEGKTPGAEPQSAPPDILSELPAGLLGLEIPPDVRNVLKGIGTTAQTAVTEPVSWDPKPAATDYQPSLSVSTTPLIPKTVDYGHGHEPGATVERISYGERIILRPDPVTSDRGYEKEPLRDPYGRDPYYERRSDPYLDRRDYSRERELYREKPPEYERERERYERERYPPRDRDDRSPLVPSSRSGYRDRERELRERDRSGSRDRDEHYGRPGYDRPPYERSGLDRGVPERYGHSSSPYNRRSYQDDRGPPPAPALPPPPQPPPRVEKKPEIKNIDDILKPPGRSSRPERIVIIMRGLPGSGKSHVAKLIRDKEVDCGGAPPRVLVLDDYFMTEVEKTEKDPDTGKRVKTKVLEYEYEPEMEDTYRSSMLKTFKKTLDDGFFPFIILDTINDRVKHFDQFWSAAKTKGFEVYLAEITADTQTCAKRNVHGRTQKDITRMANNWEPSPRHMVRLDVRSLLQDAAIEEVEMEDFNPDDEPQEQKREEEEESDMGYIPKSKWEMDTSEAKLDKLDGLGSGGKRKREDMADLEDYLQLPDDYATRLSQPGKKRVRWADLEEQKEADRKRAIGFVVGQTDWERITDESGQLAQRALNRTKYF, from the exons ATGTTTCCCTCCTGGGGAGGCTATGGGGCACCCCCGTCACAAAACTTTGGAGGGCCTGGGCCCCGGAAGCAACCTGGCGGCGGCCACGCAGGACCGACAACGGGTTTCGGCGGCTTCGATGCCCCCTCCTCCGGCGGCTCCATGTTCTCCAGCCTCCAAGAGCAACACCTCCAGCagatgcagcagctgcagatgCTGCACCAGAAACAGCTCCAGTCTGTGTTACAGCACGGCAGCAATGATAATGCGTACGGTGGTGGACACCCGGGCGGATATTCAGGACCATCTTGGCATCCAGACGGCGGTGCTGGACCTCCGCCGTACTATATGCAGGACGAGACACCTGCTCAGCTGAACAGAGGTCCCCCTGCACCTCCGGCGGGACACCCACAgcctcctcccctcccaccGCAACCGCAGCCCAGCGATCCTCAGCCGCTTCCTCCCCCTCCAGAACCCCCGACATCCAAACCACCGGAGAACAACAGTGCTCCCAAAGCCAAAGAGGTCATCAAGAAAGATCCACCCACAGTAGAGGAAGACAACTCCTTACCTTTGCAG GAGCAACAGCAACTTTGGTACAAACAACATCTTCAAAATCTACAGAAGTTAAAACAAGAGAAGGCCAAACAGAATCAGAAAGACAATGATGGTCCTGTGCCACCACCCCTTCAAAGCCAAGCTgtgcctcctctccctccatcagAACCGCCAAAAGGTGcacctcctccaccccctccGAAAGAGGAGCCCCCagcaccacctccacctcctgaggATACAAAG AGTGACAATGTAGGAAATTCACCTACGTATACGGACACC CCCGAGGTCCCACAAGACCCAGAGGAGGCTGCCCGCCTGCAGCAGTTGcaggctgcagcagcacagtggCAGAAGgtacagcagcagagagcaggCTTACAGTACCAGGCTCTTATGCAACAACACGAAAAGCTTCAGCAGATCCTGGAAAAGTACCAACAGCTGATTCAGCAACCTACAAACTTACAG TCAATGTCTCCTGAAATGCAGCTGAGGCACTATGAaatgcaacagcagcagttcaCCCCTTTATTCGGGGACTGGGATCGCTCCTTCGCCCTGTGGTACGAGCAGTTCCAGACCTATCCCCACAAAGACCAACTGCAGGACTATGAGCGCCAGTGGAAGCAGTGGCAGGAGCAGATGAACGCGACCAATGCCCACCTTCAAGAGAGGGTGGCCACCCTCACTGCCATGGTGCCATTCGCCTCAAGCCAGTATAGTAGCGGGATGATGGGACAGTTTGGCCAGTACCCTGGACAAGACATGCATATGCAGCAGCAGTCAGCAAGCCTGGGTGTACAGCATTCCCCAGTTGGTGTTGGTCCCAACGCTCAAGGTCCACGGTCTGCTGGCTTTGGGCCACATTCAGAACCACCTGCTGGTCCTCCTGTGAGAGGAGTGGGCCCTGCAGCCATGGGAGTCAGACCTCCAGTGCCCCCCACCATTCAGCCACCAAGCGTCAACAGCATCAGAGGTCCACG TCCTGCTGGTCCCACCGGAAACAATGCTGGTTTTGATGGTCCTCCAAGATTTGACCAGCCACAGCAGCGCTTTGATGCTCCCCCAAGGTTTGACCAGCCACAGCAGCGCTTTGATGCTCCCCCAAGGTTTGACCAACCACAGAGCCGCTTTGAAGGTCCCCCAAGGTTTGATCAACCACAGCAGCGCTTTGATGGGCCCCCAAGGTTTGATCAACAACAGCAGCGCTTTGATGGGCCCCCGAAGTTCAACCAACCACAGCAGCGCTTTGATGGCCCCCCTCGATTTGACCAACCAAGGCACCGCTTTGATGGTCCCCCCAGGTTTGACCAACCACGGCAGCGCTTTGATGGTCCCCCCAGATTTGACCAACCTCGATTTGGGGGGCAGCCCAGGTTTGAACAGCCCCAAAGGCTCCCTGTCCCCCAGCCCCTAACTGAACGCCCACCTGTGCCTcagcaaaaacaacagcaaGGTCCCCAGCCTAAGGCACAACTTGCCCCTAAACCACCAGCCAGTATGGATTCTAAGACTCCTGGAAAGGCAGCGGGGCCGCCACagtctgaaaaagaaaaagtcaaatcAGAATCAGGTGGTAAGGCCAGTGCTGATGACTTGACAGATGACAACTTGCTTGGAGCTGAAGGCTTTTTTGTCCAAGATGACCCTATTCCTCAGACATTACAAACAAAACCTGAGGAATCAGATGACAAAAATGCTTCTATCAATACTGAAAAACCAAAACCTGGTACAGACAAGCCTCCTGTAACTGCTCCTTCTACTGTAGTATCAAAAAATACTGCTCCACAAAATTCCCACAAACCAGAGGGACcattaacaaacaacaaaccccAATTGCTTCCAAAGCCCCCTGGAATCCAACAGGACCCACAAGATTCTGTCCATATGCAGTCAAGGCCAGATCCTACAAGGCCTCCTCCTGGAAGGGGACGAGGCCAGCCCCCAGTGCCTGTCCAAATGCCTGGACGAGGACGTGGGCAAAGGGGCTGTGAAGAGTTTAGGGGGCCGAATACTATGCCGAATACTATGCCACATGAGGAGGATATGGAAGAAATGTCTTATGACTACATGCCACCCGAGGAGAACTTGGAgatgcaggaagaggaggaggactaTCACTGGCACGATCCTTCATACGAGGAGTGCGGTGATGAGGAATCGGAGGTGCCCCCTGAAGAAATGTGGACATCAGATGGACATCACTACTCGACAGAGGAAGAGTATTATGAAGAACCAATCGGAGGACCTCCTATGGGGAGAGTAGGGCCCCCAATGATGAGAGGAGGGCCCCATATGGGAAGGGGAGGCCCACCTATGGGCAGAGGTGGTCCTCCTATGGGTAGAGGCGGACCCCCTATGGGTAGAGGCGGACCCCCTATGGGTAGAGGCGGACCCCCTATGGGTAGAGGTGGGCCACCTATGGGTAGAGGAGGGCCACCAATGGGTAGAGGGGGTCCACCAATGGGTAGAGGGGGACCTCCAATGGGTAGAGGGGGACCTCCAATGGGAAGAGGGGGGCCCCCCATGGGTAGGGGAGGACCCCCAATGGGAAGAGGAGGACCACCCATGGGTAGAGGAGGACCACCTATGGGTAGAGGAGGACCACCTATGGGAAGAGGAGGACCACCTATGGGAAGAGGAGAGCCAGTGGAGATACACTGGGAAGAACCTGAGTCAGCAGAATACTCAGAGGAAGGGGATCCTTACTGGGGAGAAGGGAGACCTCCAATGAGAGGCATGAGACCCCCATTTCCACCCGGCAGGGGTCGTCCTCCACCTGGACATCCTGGTTTCATGCACCCAGGAAGAGGACGCCCTCCTCACCCAGCACATGGGCCAATGGATCACGAGTCATTAGGTCATGGAATGGAAATGGATGATACTGAAATGGATCCAGAAGGGTACCATGGACATGACCCTCATAGCCATCCGATGCATCCTGATGCAGGAAGAGGCAGGCGTCGTGTACCACCGCCTCACGAAATGATGGATCCTATGGAGGAGCCATTGTACGATGAAGGCATGGAGAGAGAATTAGAGTGGCAGCCGCCACATGGCAGAGGCCGTCCTCTGGCTCCACATGAGATGATGGATTCCGGAGGAATGAGGAGGAGACCTATGGGTCGAGGGATGGCAAGAGGCATGTGGCGGCCAGGTCCAACACATGAGGAATATGAAGAAAGACATAGTGAGGGTTTTGTAGCGGACTATGGTCATGGAGAAGAGGGGTATCGCTGGCGGCCACCAAGAGACTATCCTCCTGATGACTATCGGCATGAGGGCAAGTACTATGAGTCTGAATGGGACAGTGAGCGTCCTCCTCCTGAGAGGGACTATCCCCCTCGCATGCCGCCACCTGAGCCCTACAGAGATGGCCATTGGCCAGAGGAAAGAGAACGAGGTCGCCCATATCCTTATGATGAACATGACAGGGAAAGAGGGGAACTTAGAATTTGTGAGTATAGGGATGAGCCACCGTACCGACAAGAAGAACCACCATACCCACCACCAGCACCGCCTTCAGAATGGGATAGGCCTTCAAGAATTCCTCTACCACCAGAGAGAGGGTATTCTGCTGACTATGAGGATCGCAGAGCTCACTATGATGAGCGTAAAGAAGAGCCTCCTTTGGATATACGGACACCTTTACCTCCCGCTGTACCTGTCACAAATCCTCCAGAGAGCTCCGTTGATCCAACATCTCAAGGACCAAGTGGAAATGTACTTGCTCTGTCCCAGCGTCAGCATGAGATCATCTTGAAGGCTGCTCAAGAGTTGAAACTTATAAG GGAATTGCAGGAGGGGAAGACACCTGGTGCTGAACCTCAGTCTGCACCACCTGACATCCTGTCTGAGCTTCCTGCTGGTCTTCTTGGTTTGGAGATCCCACCAGATGTCAGGAATGTTTTGAAG GGAATCGGTACTACTGCTCAGACAGCTGTAACTGAACCTGTGTCCTGGGATCCTAAACCTGCTGCAACAGATTATCAGCCATCTCTCTCTGTATCCACAACTCCACTGATTCCAAAGACTGTGGATTATGGGCATGGGCACG AGCCCGGAGCCACTGTTGAGCGAATCTCTTATGGTGAGAGAATTATATTGAGGCCTGACCCTGTGACATCAGACAGGGGCTATGAGAAAG AACCTCTCAGAGATCCTTATGGCAGAGACCCTTATTACGAAAGACGATCGGACCCCTATTTGGACCGCCGGGAttacagcagagagagggaATTATACAGAGAGAAGCCACCTGAatatgaaagagaaagagaaagatatGAGAGGGAACGCTATCCCCCACGAGACAGAGATGACAG ATCTCCGCTGGTACCTTCTTCACGCTCAGGATACAGGGACCGAGAGCGGGAACTTCGGGAGAGGGACCGAAGTGGGAGTCGTGATCGTGACGAACATTATGGAAGGCCTGGCTATGACAGACCTCCATACGAGCGCAGCGGACTCGACCGCGGTGTGCCTGAGCGTTACGGCCATAGCTCCTCACCTTACA ACAGGAGAAGTTACCAAGACGACAGAGGGCCTCCCCCTGCACCTGCCcttccgcctccacctcagccGCCTCCACGAGTCGAGAAGAAACCAGAAATCAAGAATATTGACGATATCCTCAAACCACCTGGCAGATCATCTCGACCTGAAAGG ATTGTCATCATCATGAGAGGCCTTCCAGGAAGTGGAAAAAGCCATGTTGCAAAGCTCATACGG GATAAGGAAGTTGATTGTGGCGGCGCACCTCCAAGAGTTCTTGTTTTGGACGACTATTTCATGACGGAGGTTGAGAAAACTGAGAAAGACCCAGACACGGGAAAAAGGGTCAAAACCAAG GTTCTTGAGTACGAGTACGAGCCGGAGATGGAGGACACGTACCGGAGCAGCATGCTGAAAACGTTCAAGAAAACTCTGGATGACGGCTTTTTCCCCTTTATCATTTTGGACACTATTAATGACAGGGTTAAACATTTTGATCAGTTCTGGAGCGCAGCTAAAACAAAAGGTTTTGAG GTGTACCTCGCTGAAATCAccgcagacacacagacttgtGCGAAGAGAAACGTCCATGGGCGCACACAAAAGGATATAACGAGG ATGGCCAACAACTGGGAGCCTTCGCCACGTCATATGGTGCGCTTGGACGTCCGGTCGCTGCTTCAGGATGCTGCTATAGAGGAG GTTGAAATGGAGGACTTTAATCCCGATGATGAGCCCCAGgagcagaagagagaggaggaagaagagagtgATATG GGCTACATTCCAAAAAGCAAATGGGAGATGGACACGTCTGAGGCAAAACTTG